A single window of Methylacidimicrobium sp. AP8 DNA harbors:
- a CDS encoding zinc ribbon domain-containing protein, giving the protein MITYLYETVPSGNGEEPKVYEIRQPMGAPALTHHPESGERLRRIIAGGAGIRTTRKSESARPSGSCGCGHGGCGCH; this is encoded by the coding sequence ATGATCACCTATCTTTACGAGACGGTCCCCTCCGGAAACGGGGAAGAGCCCAAGGTCTACGAAATCCGGCAGCCGATGGGCGCTCCGGCATTGACGCACCATCCGGAAAGCGGAGAGCGGCTGCGCCGCATCATTGCGGGAGGAGCCGGCATCCGGACCACTCGGAAGAGCGAATCCGCTCGGCCGTCCGGTTCCTGCGGCTGCGGCCATGGCGGTTGCGGCTGCCATTGA
- a CDS encoding OsmC family protein — MLDPVQPLPHRYDVVARGGPTGLLSIAAKNLPTLAAAAPAPFGGPGNVWSPEELLVASVASCFILTFDTIAELSRLPWIEIVCPAEGILEMADGKRRFTRFYLRPTLKLPKGADAGKAEQLLRKAEERCLITASLSGGVSLAASIEFAEDPAS, encoded by the coding sequence ATGTTGGATCCGGTGCAGCCGCTCCCGCATCGATACGATGTCGTCGCCCGTGGAGGGCCGACAGGTCTTCTCTCGATCGCAGCGAAGAATCTGCCGACTCTAGCGGCGGCTGCCCCGGCTCCATTCGGCGGTCCGGGGAACGTCTGGTCTCCGGAAGAACTGCTGGTGGCGTCGGTGGCCAGCTGCTTCATCCTGACCTTCGACACCATCGCCGAGCTCTCCCGACTGCCTTGGATCGAGATCGTCTGCCCCGCCGAAGGCATCCTTGAAATGGCCGACGGCAAGCGCCGCTTCACCCGCTTCTACCTGCGCCCCACCCTCAAGCTACCCAAGGGGGCGGATGCCGGAAAAGCCGAACAACTCCTTCGTAAAGCCGAGGAACGTTGTCTGATCACCGCCTCGCTCTCGGGCGGTGTGAGCCTTGCGGCTTCGATCGAGTTCGCGGAAGATCCGGCTTCCTGA